The DNA window TCTCCAGGCTGTGGGCGCGCTTCGCGCCGCATTTCTGCAAGCTCGGCAAGACGGACGACCGCGTCATCGCCGTTCCCGACGAGGGCGGAAGGCTGCGCTTCGGTCGTACCGAACTCTGGCTGCTGCCAGCGCATTTCATGCATGCCGAAGGCAATTTCCAGTTCTACGATCCGGTGAGCAAGATCCTGTTCTCGGGCGACCTGGGCGTATCGCTCGTCAGCGGGGAGCAAGCTTCGCACTTCCTGGAAAGTCTGAACCCCATGCCGCCGGGCATGGAAGCCTTCCACCGCCGCTATATGGTGAGCAACAAGATTCTGAAGCTGTGGGTGCGTATGGTGCGCGAACTCGACATCGGCATGATCGTGCCGCAGCACGGCGCGCCGATGAAGGGAGCCGCGATCGTCCAGTTGCTGGACTGGCTGGACGAACTGGCTTGCGGCATCGACCTGATGAGTGCCGCTCACTACCAGATTCCTAAACTGGAATTGAGCCCCTTGATTCGTCTGGGTTCATAGGCAAAATCAGAGAGCGAAGACGTCGAACTTGGGTGCACACATTCCTCGACGCGTTGGCCTATCACGGGAGGTCATTGCACCATCGACCTCGCTAACAGCCCCTCTGAGCCATTTCATCGTCGCGGGATCTGCAGGACAGCAAACTGGCGTTCTGGCATGCACGCGTACATGGGGGAGGGGCAGGATGCCGCGAGCAAGGAACTGACACGGCTGTTGGTTGAACAGGTGGGTTTTGAGGCAGTCGATGGAGGTCGAGGACCCACTCAAGGATCCGACTGATCCAGTCTTGAGCTTCATTGGGCTCATTGCTGAGCGGGTCATTCCTCAGGCATGTTCACCAGCAATCTGCTTGGAATGGGTCGTCGTTTGACGACCGATGTCGCTGCCCAGGATATGGAGCTTTTCCAGAACGTCTGCTTGAGCGTCCAACAGCGTGGTCGACAATCGGATCACCTCGGCGCGGTGATTGCTTTGGGCCGATTGCAAGATCTGGCGCGCTACGGTATGGAGCTGGGCATGGATGGGCTCGATTGCGCGGAAGGCCGCGAGATCTCCGAACGTCGCCTTGCCTTGCGCGTCATACCATTGACCAAACGCACACTGGTGATGATTGGACACGTCCTCTGTTGGCATGGTGGGCGGGCTCCGATCGGCTTCGGCCAGAATCTTGACAACGAAGTTTTTGTGATCATCCTCCGCAGCCTTGAGCAGCATTTGCGTGGCGAGCCTTTGCATGTCTCGGACCTGACCCTGCAACTTGGACACGATGACATCAACGGTCGCCAGCTCCTTCCTGGACTGGCTGCTGGTGCTTCCGATGCGGTGTACCTGCCCGGCCATGGTTTCGGTGTTGGTTTCAATGCGGACGGTGGCATCCTGCACCTGGCGCGCGAGGTTGCGAACCTCATCAGCCACCACTGCAAAGCCGCGTCCGGCCTCGCCGGCGCGTGCTGCCTCGATAGCGGCGTTCAATGCCAGCAGATTGGTCTGATAGGAAATTTTGCGAATATCGTGAACCAAAAGAGCGATGGACTTCATCTGGTCGTTCAGCTCGGTGACCGAGCGCTCGTTGTCCATCATCACCGCATCCACCTTGCGGATGGCTTGGTCGACCGCTTGCATCGACTCACCAACTTCCGACTCGGCACGGGAGAGCGCTCCCAAGGTTGCCTTGAGTCGCTCGTTGAGCTGCACGGCTTCACGTCGGGCAGAGATATTGCGCAAACTGGCATGCAGGCAGCAGACTTGGCTCTGCGGGTCGCGAACGACCGCAATCACGACGGAAAACAGGAAAGTCCCGATTTCCACTTGTTGGCGAAGAGCGTCACGAGTTCCGCTGGCCACGTCCCGCAAGGCCATGCGCATCTCATCTCCCCTGCCGCAGATCGGCCACAAAGGGGCGCCGATGACCTGACGCGGTTCAATCCCACCGAGTGCGGGTTTGAACATGTCGGCGAAGCGCTCGAATGTGCTTTGCGCCGTGGGATTGGCATAGAAAATGGGAAAGTCCCCTTCGGCATCGGCCAGAAGATCCAGCGTTTCCAGGCTCTGCAAGGCTTGTTCGAGAAAATGGCGTGTGGTGTGATCCATGACAAAGATTTCGGGGGCAGTGGTCGAATCAATCGGGGACGATATTCTCGGCCGTCGATCGGCCCACCCACCCCGCCGTCTCTCGGTGTCCGGTGGCCGCAGCGGTCGCACGCGCAAGATCGCGCAGTCTGTCCAGACTCGCCAGAAACCTCATCCACACATCATGGTGACAGCCCCCTGAGTTGGCATGTAGGCCTCTCAACATGTCTGCCTGCTGTCTGAGTTCGCTGACGGCTTCAATCAGGGGCAAGGTGTCGATCTCGCAGCCTAGAGAGGCATGCCGGATGTACTCGCTGACGGTCAGGCTGTGAGACGAGGCGAGATTGATCAGTCTCTGGTGATCGGAGGCTTCCAGTTGGATCGTAAATCGGCGTGGTCGCCGCACATCACCTCGAGACACGATTGTTC is part of the Thiomonas sp. X19 genome and encodes:
- a CDS encoding MBL fold metallo-hydrolase; translated protein: MSIELYKDPNHACVMFTDLVPEEAEAVQANQFLIVDHGEGVILDPGGNMTYNELSLAMRKTIAPHKLDYILASHADPDIIASLDRWMTSTQAKLVISRLWARFAPHFCKLGKTDDRVIAVPDEGGRLRFGRTELWLLPAHFMHAEGNFQFYDPVSKILFSGDLGVSLVSGEQASHFLESLNPMPPGMEAFHRRYMVSNKILKLWVRMVRELDIGMIVPQHGAPMKGAAIVQLLDWLDELACGIDLMSAAHYQIPKLELSPLIRLGS
- a CDS encoding CZB domain-containing protein, translating into MQRLATQMLLKAAEDDHKNFVVKILAEADRSPPTMPTEDVSNHHQCAFGQWYDAQGKATFGDLAAFRAIEPIHAQLHTVARQILQSAQSNHRAEVIRLSTTLLDAQADVLEKLHILGSDIGRQTTTHSKQIAGEHA